Genomic window (Dolosigranulum savutiense):
CAAATCAGCCGCCTCAATTGCATCGGACGTAATAAGATAAAATCCCGTCCGACATCCCATTGGCCCAAAATAAATAATATCTTCCTTGAATTGCTTATCGTTACGTAAGTACGTTGCAATTAAATGCTCAATTGTATGAATTTCTGCCGTGTTCATAACCGGCTCATCATTTGGTGATGTAAAACGCAAATCATATGAGTTCAGCTCACGTTCACCTAATTTATCTTGACGCGACAAGTATAATCCAGGTTCTAATTTCTCATGATCTACCGTAAAACTTGCAATTTTTTCCATTATTAACCTACCTTCTCTTTGTCTACTTTCACTTTTAGCGATCAATTAGACGGCGTACGATTGGATAAAGTAATAAAGCGAGTCCCGCACTCACGATACCTTGAATACTGTTAGGAATCACTGCGCTCAACGCAACAGGCAAATCAAACATAAACACTTCAAAAATAAAGTAACCAAATACCATCCAAGTCACACCAACAATTACCGCAATAACACGCGACACCGTATTCCCTCGATCAATATAACTCGCTAATAAAGCCTCAATTGCTTTTACAATTAGCGTTACCGGGGCAAAAATCGTATAGCCTAAAAATAAATCTGCTAACGCTGATCCAACACCACCAATTAATGCACCATAATAATGTGAGAATAACAGTCCACTTAATAGGACAAAGGAATCCCCAACATTAACAAAACCTTGCGTCGCAGGTACTGGAATATGTATAACCATTGTCGCTACCGTCGTCAAAGCCATAAACAATGCGGCTAAAGTTAATTGTCTCGTTGACGTTTTACTTTCTTTCATCATAGTTCTCCTTTCTTTTCTAAATTATTTCAAAAATTCTTAACACTATGTCCTAATCATAACCGGGATAGATAAATATTTCAAGCATAACCTTCCAAATCCGTACAAAATAAGTGCAAAAAAATTATCAAACCTATACCAATCTAAAAATAAAAAAACAGGAACAACCCTGCTGTAGAGCCATTCCTGATTTTTTAAAACCAACCTATACCAATGTATTAACTCCTCAAGCTGGACTCGAACCAGCGACAACGCGATTAACAGTCGCGCGCTCTACCAACTGAGCTATTGAGGAATGAGATAACATACTATTTATAAAAATAGTGCGTGGCAACGTCCGGCTTTCACAACGGGAAACCCGTCACTATCCTCGGCGCTAAGAAGCTTAACTTCTGTGTTCGGTATGGGAACAGGTGGGTCCTTCTTGCCATCATCACCACACACTCTTATTGCTCTCTCAAAACTAAATAGTTGAATCGCTCTTTGAATCCTTCACCGATCCTATGCTTAACCAACCATTTGGTTAAGTCCTCGACCGATTAGTACTCGTCCGCTCCGTATGTCACCATACTTCCACTTCGAGCCTATCGACCTGATCTTCTTTCAGGGGTCTTACTTCCTTATAGGAATGGGAAATCTCATCTTAAAGGGGGCTTCACGCTTAGATGCTTTCAGCGCTTATCCTTCCCGCACATAGCTACCCAGCTATGCCATTGGCATGACAACTGGTACACCAGCGGTGCGTCCATCCCGGTCCTCTCGTACTAAGGATGGCTCTCTTCAAATTTCCAACGCCCGCGACGGATAGAGACCGAACTGTCTCACGACGTTCTGAACCCAGCTCGCGTACCGCTTTAATGGGCGAACAGCCCAACCCTTGGGACCAACTCCAGCCCCAGGATGCGATGAGCCGACATCGAGGTGCCAAACCTCCCCGTCGATGTGAACTCTTGGGGGAGATAAGCCTGTTATCCCCAGGGTAGCTTTTATCCGTTGAGCGATGGCCCTTCCATGCGGAACCACCGGATCACTAAGCCCGACTTTCGTCCCTGCTCGACTTGTAAGTCTCGCAGTCAAGCTCCCTTCTGCCTTTACACTCTACGAATGATTTCCAACCATTCTGAGGGAACCTTTGGGCGCCTCCGTTACTGTTTAGGAGGCGACCGCCCCAGTCAAACTGCCCACCTGACACTGTCTTCCACCCCGTTAAGGGGCGCGAGTTAGAGTGGCCGTACGGTGAGGGTAGTATCCCACCAATGCCTCCCTCTAGACTGGCGTCCAGAGTTCAATGGCTCCTACCTATCCTGTACAAACCGTACAGACACTCAATATCAAGCTACAGTAAAGCTCCATGGGGTCTTTTCGTCCTGTCGCGGGTAACCTGCATCTTCACAGGTACTATAATTTCACCGAGTCTCTCGTTGAGACAGTGCCCAGATCGTTACACCTTTCGTGCGGGTCGGAACTTACCCGACAAGGAATTTCGCTACCTTAGGACCGTTATAGTTACGGCCGCCGTTTACTGGGGCTTCAATTCAAAGCTTCGCATACGCTAACTTGTCCTCTTAACCTTCCAGCACCGGGCAGGTGTCAGCCCCTATACATCTTCTTTCGAATTAGCAGAGACCTGTGTTTTTGGTAAACAGTCGCCTGGGCCTATTCACTGCGGCTAACTTACGTTAGCACCCCTTCTCCCTAAGTTACGGGGTCATTTTGCCGAGTTCCTTAACGAGAGTTCACTCGCTCACCTTAGAATTCTCATCTCGACTACCTGTGTCGGTTTGCGGTACGGGCAGTTGCTTTCTCCCTAGAAGCTTTTCTTGGCAGTGTGACGTCAGATACTTCGGTACTGTACTTCCCTCCGCGTCATAACTTGTCCTTAGCGATAAGCATTTGACTCATCACCAGACTTATTATTTGCGCCCACATATCCATCAGTGGGCATATCTTAGCCTGCTGCGTCCCTCCATCGGTCAAACAAAAGAAACTGGTACAGGAATATCAACCTGTTGACCATCGCCTACGCCGTTCGGCCTCAGCTTAGGTCCCGACTAACCCTGGGAGGACGAGCCTTCCCCAGGAAACCTTAGTCATTCGGTGGACAGGATTCTCACCTGTCTTTCGCTACTCATACCGGCATTCTCACTTCTAATCGCTCCACCTGTCTTCACAGTCAGGCTTCTATGCTGATTAGAACGCTCTCCTACCATAGAACCAAAGGTTCTATCCGTGGCTTCGGTACCTTGTTTAGCCCCGGTAAATTTTCGGCGCAGGGCCACTCGACTAGTGAGCTATTACGCACTCTTTAAATGATGGCTGCTTCTAAGCCAACATCCTAGTTGTCTAAGCAGCCCCACATCCTTTTCCACTTAACAA
Coding sequences:
- a CDS encoding S-ribosylhomocysteine lyase — translated: MEKIASFTVDHEKLEPGLYLSRQDKLGERELNSYDLRFTSPNDEPVMNTAEIHTIEHLIATYLRNDKQFKEDIIYFGPMGCRTGFYLITSDAIEAADLLQLLKEAFAFAAEYEGEIPGADAKSCGNYLDQNLPMARYFSKRYLATLEQVEDLSFSY
- a CDS encoding ECF transporter S component, encoding MMKESKTSTRQLTLAALFMALTTVATMVIHIPVPATQGFVNVGDSFVLLSGLLFSHYYGALIGGVGSALADLFLGYTIFAPVTLIVKAIEALLASYIDRGNTVSRVIAVIVGVTWMVFGYFIFEVFMFDLPVALSAVIPNSIQGIVSAGLALLLYPIVRRLIDR